A single genomic interval of Vulpes vulpes isolate BD-2025 chromosome 3, VulVul3, whole genome shotgun sequence harbors:
- the NUPR1 gene encoding nuclear protein 1 yields the protein MSTFPGAASRAQQPPGPEDEDPSLDEYDLYSLAHSCLGVGGRKGRTKREAAANTNRPSPGGHERKLVTKLQNTERKKRGARS from the exons ATGTCCACCTTCCCGGGAGCAGCCAGCCGGGCTCAGCAGCCCCCAGGCCCAGAGGACGAAGACCCCAGCCTGGATGAGTATGACCTCTATAGCCTGGCTCATTCCTGCCTGG GAGTGGGAGGCCGGAAAGGTCGCACTAAGAGAGAAGCTGCTGCCAACACCAACCGCCCCAGCCCTGGTGGCCATGAGAGGAAGCTGGTGACTAAGCTCCAGAACACGGAGCGGAAAAAGCGGGGGGCACGGTCCTGA